From Erigeron canadensis isolate Cc75 chromosome 5, C_canadensis_v1, whole genome shotgun sequence:
CATCAAACACAACAAAAATACATAACTACATTCctaatatactatatatacaacGTACGTACACATTCTCTCAAAATCTTTCAcacattttcaacatatatatacaaatggcTGCTACATCAGTTTTCATCACAATTACAAgcctcaacaacaaaatcacAAACTTTTCATCACAATGTTTTCTCAAGAAAAATACCATCAGGTGCATGTCCTCTCCTCAAGATGGCTCCACGACTACACCGCCACATGCGAAAGTCAGCACCAAGTTTACTGACTTGTTGGCATTCAGTGGACCAGCACCCGAACGGGTAAACGGGAGGTTGGCTATGATTGGGTTCGTGTCCGCAATGGCTGTGGAGTTGACCAATGGTCAAGATCTCTTTACCCAGATATCCAACGGAGGACTAACGTTGTTTGTTGGGACAAGCGTTGTGTTGACATTGGCATCGTTAGTGCCGTTGTTTCAAGGGGTGAGAGCCGAGGCCAAATCAAACGGGGTGATGACTTCAGATGCCGAGTTGTTGAATGGACGTGTCGCCATGTTGGGTTTGATTGCTTTGGCTTTCACCGAGTTTGTTACTGGAAGTGCCCTTGTGTAATTCTATCCAGCTAGAAGCTgaattatagatatacatacatagaaAGAACAAGGggtgttttattattatgtccCAATGCATGTTCATATTGATcgatgtgtatatataacaGTTTTTGTATGATTATAAATAAAAGCATCTCCTATACGACTATACATTGctttaaattaactttttaagtCGATCTCATCCTGGTTCTTAGTTTTAGGGTGTGTTTAGCGACCGATTTGTAAGAACTGAAAGCTCTCAaaatctttttaagaaaaatcttTTTCTACTACGTACGTAAAATAGTACTTATTTTGATTTGGAATTAGAAAATAAACGCATAATTAATGGCACCGAAATATAACCAATTATATCAAAATGGTTATGTTGTATAGTGATCGGTTCAGGTGTTCAATCGATATAAGACTAAAAATAGTGAGAGAACGttttataattagttatgcactatgttagttttatggaattttaatgtatcaaaatgatgtttttaagtgttctcaccgttcttattttaatagtgttcttaccggagtgttaccctatatttcactatatatatatatataatatatatatatatatatatatatatatcattagtgAAAGAAGGACCAACGACGATCCTATCCTAAAGGAGAAGAAGGAGTAGGAGGAGTCAGTTTTCTTTGAAGATCGAGGAATCAATCTCCCAATTATGCCATTCGGAAGAAGTCTTCTACAGAGGGAAAGCCTGTTACGAGTAAGTGAAGAGGAAAGAT
This genomic window contains:
- the LOC122598892 gene encoding early light-induced protein 2, chloroplastic-like encodes the protein MAATSVFITITSLNNKITNFSSQCFLKKNTIRCMSSPQDGSTTTPPHAKVSTKFTDLLAFSGPAPERVNGRLAMIGFVSAMAVELTNGQDLFTQISNGGLTLFVGTSVVLTLASLVPLFQGVRAEAKSNGVMTSDAELLNGRVAMLGLIALAFTEFVTGSALV